Proteins co-encoded in one Spirosoma endbachense genomic window:
- a CDS encoding SusC/RagA family TonB-linked outer membrane protein yields the protein MRNRSLLLMLFFSLYLPVQLVAQSRTIKGIVTSGEDNSPTPGVNVVVKGTIFGASTNAEGVYTISVPDNLIKNGVLIFSFIGMKTAEVPIGAQSSISIRLQNDATSLDEVIVSALGFKENADKRGATASKIEAKDLVRSGETGVINGMSGKAAGVQITRSAGDPGAGSYIQIRGQNTITGSTQPLVIVDGIPISNSTLGDGVAGVTQQSRLNDINPDDIASMQILKGASAAALWGSRAANGVVVITTKKGANSDKVNISYSSTVSFDKPNLLHPLQNTYGQGSDGLYNPTSQNSWGDKIANRAGGDDVVNMNGARFEAYNGQTFYPIITKNSKQTFQEERKDAVFRTGTYIDNNLAISGGNDKSNFYLSVGDLRQKGIINGQSDYNRTTLRFNSERRFNDIIKATTNATYARTTSNRIQRSNSVNGLYIGMLRTSPDFDSRAYKGNYFASPTASAIPNRQRAYRNYLGALANPIYNDPLWAINELTNFSEVDRFILSSELLITPASWFDITARAGLDANTDHRITNYPVNSASNSGLGTYNEEIYKESEMNGDLIGRIFKDFGKNINTTLIVGFNINDRKYLNIGANMNTFIVPDAPANFGNSLAANDAPYRTTTNRRMARLYSTLNVGFYNQLFVNASVAGEAGSTFGSQTKSTFYYPSADVAWQFTQLPMLRDKSILSFGKLRASYGVVGVQPDAYRNTTTYVNASFSSWANTLSGAGYGNGAYVRSSRQGDPFLRPERKTEWELGTDLRFFNNKLTAGFTYYQNEIKDLLLDVAAAGSTGYTSKYTNAGSMSNKGWELELHYNLLTNKDFNWNVFGNVSRNINRVTNLAGTDIITLGGFSTTASTVAKVGYAMSALYGGVYQRTETGALQLNANGFPQVASQFGVIGDPNPDYRGGFGTNFSYKKVSLNVLFETFQGGDFYNGTRGTLYNFGTHRDVGNDVTLTQDLKNYAGKTITAGSTVRGNIQDFGAGPVLLDQSYYTSIGGGFSTLVEQFITDASWTRLREVSLGYSISSPKFRQKSRLQSIDVTVTGRNPVLWTKMVGVDPETALNGASNSRGQDYFNSPNTKSLLVSIKINY from the coding sequence ATGCGAAACAGAAGTTTACTATTAATGCTGTTTTTCTCCTTGTATTTACCTGTCCAGCTCGTTGCCCAGAGCCGGACCATTAAAGGTATAGTCACATCTGGAGAAGATAACTCGCCCACACCCGGTGTGAACGTGGTTGTGAAGGGTACAATCTTTGGTGCATCGACCAACGCAGAAGGGGTGTACACCATTTCAGTGCCGGATAATTTAATCAAAAACGGTGTGCTGATTTTCTCCTTCATCGGCATGAAAACCGCGGAGGTGCCCATTGGGGCTCAGAGTTCCATTTCCATACGCTTACAAAATGACGCCACATCGCTGGACGAAGTTATTGTCAGTGCACTGGGATTCAAGGAAAACGCCGATAAACGAGGAGCGACAGCGTCTAAAATCGAAGCGAAAGACCTCGTTCGATCCGGTGAAACGGGGGTTATTAACGGCATGTCCGGAAAAGCCGCCGGGGTGCAGATTACGCGCTCAGCTGGTGATCCGGGAGCGGGTTCCTACATCCAGATTCGGGGGCAAAACACCATTACCGGCTCAACGCAGCCGCTGGTCATTGTGGATGGTATTCCCATTAGTAACTCAACGCTTGGTGATGGCGTGGCAGGTGTGACGCAGCAGTCACGACTGAACGATATCAACCCCGACGACATTGCCTCGATGCAGATTCTGAAAGGCGCATCGGCGGCTGCCCTGTGGGGCTCCCGGGCTGCCAATGGCGTAGTGGTAATCACGACGAAGAAAGGTGCCAACAGCGATAAGGTCAACATCTCCTATAGTTCTACGGTATCGTTCGATAAGCCAAACTTATTGCACCCATTGCAAAACACCTATGGACAGGGATCAGATGGGTTGTATAACCCTACCAGCCAAAATTCATGGGGCGATAAAATTGCGAACCGGGCCGGGGGGGACGATGTCGTCAATATGAATGGCGCACGCTTTGAAGCCTATAACGGGCAGACATTCTACCCCATTATCACCAAAAATTCGAAACAAACCTTTCAGGAGGAGCGCAAAGATGCCGTTTTCCGGACGGGTACATACATCGACAATAACCTGGCGATCAGTGGTGGAAACGACAAAAGCAACTTTTACCTGAGCGTGGGCGATCTGCGCCAAAAGGGTATCATCAACGGGCAAAGTGATTACAATCGAACCACACTTCGGTTTAACTCCGAACGTCGATTCAATGACATCATCAAAGCCACCACGAATGCTACCTACGCCCGAACGACATCCAACCGGATTCAGCGCAGTAATAGCGTCAATGGGCTCTATATCGGGATGCTCCGTACCTCCCCTGATTTCGACAGTCGGGCCTATAAGGGTAATTATTTCGCTTCGCCAACGGCCAGTGCCATTCCTAACCGGCAACGCGCCTACCGAAACTACCTGGGGGCTTTAGCCAATCCAATCTATAACGATCCGTTGTGGGCCATTAATGAGTTGACCAACTTTTCGGAAGTAGATCGCTTCATTCTGAGCTCAGAACTGCTCATCACACCAGCCAGCTGGTTCGACATAACTGCTCGTGCGGGTCTTGACGCGAACACGGATCACCGCATTACGAACTATCCCGTAAACTCGGCATCAAACAGCGGATTGGGCACGTACAATGAAGAGATTTACAAAGAATCGGAAATGAACGGCGACCTCATTGGCCGGATCTTTAAGGACTTTGGCAAGAACATCAACACGACCCTGATCGTAGGCTTTAACATCAACGATCGGAAGTACCTCAATATCGGGGCAAACATGAACACGTTCATTGTTCCGGATGCCCCCGCCAACTTTGGCAATTCGCTGGCCGCCAATGATGCCCCTTACCGGACAACCACAAACCGTCGAATGGCCCGGCTCTATTCGACTTTGAATGTGGGCTTCTACAATCAGCTATTTGTCAATGCATCGGTAGCCGGGGAAGCGGGATCGACCTTTGGCAGTCAGACAAAATCAACCTTCTATTACCCCTCTGCCGATGTGGCCTGGCAGTTCACCCAATTACCGATGCTGCGCGATAAAAGCATTCTGTCATTCGGTAAATTACGGGCTTCCTACGGGGTTGTGGGTGTTCAGCCCGATGCCTATCGAAACACGACAACGTACGTCAATGCGTCGTTTAGCAGCTGGGCCAATACACTCAGTGGCGCAGGATATGGCAATGGAGCGTATGTACGAAGCAGTCGTCAGGGCGATCCGTTTCTGCGACCTGAACGGAAAACCGAATGGGAGTTAGGTACTGATCTGCGGTTCTTTAACAACAAACTGACGGCTGGCTTTACCTACTATCAGAATGAAATCAAAGACCTGCTGCTCGACGTAGCTGCTGCTGGATCGACGGGCTACACGTCGAAATACACGAATGCAGGGTCGATGTCCAACAAAGGATGGGAACTGGAATTACACTATAACCTGCTGACAAATAAAGACTTCAACTGGAACGTCTTCGGCAATGTCAGCCGGAATATTAACCGCGTGACGAACCTGGCCGGAACCGACATCATTACACTGGGAGGCTTCAGCACAACAGCCAGTACCGTAGCGAAAGTGGGTTATGCGATGTCGGCGCTCTACGGTGGTGTTTACCAGCGAACTGAAACGGGTGCGCTCCAGCTCAATGCCAATGGTTTCCCACAGGTTGCATCGCAGTTTGGTGTGATTGGCGACCCGAACCCCGATTATCGCGGTGGTTTCGGCACCAATTTTTCCTACAAGAAAGTTTCACTGAATGTTCTTTTCGAGACCTTCCAGGGTGGCGATTTCTACAACGGCACACGGGGCACGCTCTATAATTTTGGTACGCACCGAGACGTCGGAAACGACGTAACACTGACGCAGGATCTGAAGAACTATGCAGGCAAAACCATTACGGCCGGAAGTACCGTTCGGGGTAATATTCAGGACTTCGGTGCCGGTCCGGTACTCCTCGATCAGTCGTACTATACCTCCATTGGGGGCGGTTTCAGCACATTGGTTGAGCAGTTTATTACGGATGCCAGCTGGACCCGGTTACGCGAAGTATCGCTGGGCTATTCGATCAGCTCGCCAAAGTTCCGTCAGAAGAGCCGTCTGCAATCGATTGACGTGACCGTTACGGGCCGCAATCCCGTTCTGTGGACGAAAATGGTCGGTGTTGATCCGGAAACGGCGCTTAACGGAGCCAGTAACTCGCGGGGCCAGGATTATTTCAATAGCCCCAATACCAAATCACTGCTGGTTAGTATAAAAATCAATTACTAA
- a CDS encoding DUF4097 family beta strand repeat-containing protein, producing the protein MKRNQFLLTLLSATTLALTSPAQNRNDDRDTPYQTKTFSGKINAVRAETSGGSLTIEGGTDNNAKVEMFVRANNWNDKLDKAEIEERLKDYDISIAQEGSTIVATAKRRNNDRDWKKSLSIGFKFYTPRNVSTDLRTSGGSIHMATLTGAQKFRTSGGSLHLSDIEGDINGQTSGGSIHMDRCRKDIDLQTSGGSIEAKESTGKMRLHTSGGSIRLTDLKGSVDAQTSGGSVNGNDIEGDIKAGTSGGSVRLSGVSGSIDANTSAGSVDVEIVKLGDYVRLSTSAGGVRVKMPMDKGMDLNLSGNRVNIPESLSKFDGNIEKDRVRGKLNGGGIAVNISATSGSVSINR; encoded by the coding sequence ATGAAACGCAACCAGTTTCTACTGACCCTTTTGAGTGCAACGACACTCGCACTGACATCGCCCGCCCAAAATCGGAATGATGACCGGGATACACCTTATCAAACCAAAACCTTTTCTGGGAAAATCAACGCCGTTCGGGCTGAAACGTCGGGTGGTAGCCTCACCATCGAAGGCGGCACCGATAATAATGCAAAAGTTGAGATGTTTGTTCGGGCTAACAACTGGAACGACAAACTCGATAAAGCGGAGATCGAAGAAAGACTCAAAGATTACGATATCTCAATTGCGCAGGAAGGCAGCACCATTGTGGCAACGGCAAAACGTCGCAATAATGATCGGGATTGGAAAAAATCGTTAAGTATCGGGTTTAAGTTCTACACACCTCGCAATGTATCGACAGATCTGCGTACATCCGGCGGTTCGATTCATATGGCGACTCTCACCGGAGCGCAGAAGTTTCGCACTAGCGGTGGTAGCCTGCACCTGAGCGATATCGAAGGCGACATCAATGGTCAGACATCGGGTGGATCGATTCATATGGATCGCTGCCGTAAAGATATCGACCTGCAAACATCGGGTGGGTCAATTGAAGCGAAGGAATCGACTGGCAAAATGCGTTTGCATACGTCGGGGGGAAGCATTCGGCTAACTGACCTGAAGGGCAGTGTTGATGCGCAAACCAGTGGTGGTAGCGTAAACGGTAATGATATCGAAGGCGATATCAAGGCAGGCACTTCGGGTGGTTCAGTACGGCTCTCGGGCGTTTCGGGGAGCATCGACGCGAATACGAGCGCAGGCAGCGTTGACGTAGAGATCGTCAAACTGGGCGACTATGTTCGACTGAGCACCAGCGCTGGTGGCGTTCGTGTAAAAATGCCTATGGACAAAGGTATGGATCTGAATCTGAGCGGGAACCGGGTCAATATTCCTGAGTCGCTATCTAAATTTGATGGCAATATTGAGAAAGATCGCGTTCGCGGAAAACTAAATGGTGGTGGTATCGCAGTCAACATTTCAGCTACCAGCGGTAGCGTTTCGATTAACCGTTAA
- a CDS encoding biopolymer transporter ExbD produces MRNRRNRSLPRIDMTPFVSIALLLIVFFVWVKAVQQPTVVSGWDVPGCRKGIVPERSKWVLEIILVDRDTIQFCHFRGRSVCRANFVTAHRHSTQLREALFRHRKEALTPGELAIVVRPCPESTLGNFVDVLDEFRIAGNLPYLLRY; encoded by the coding sequence ATGCGCAATCGCCGAAATCGTTCGTTACCTCGTATTGACATGACGCCCTTTGTCAGTATTGCCCTGTTACTGATCGTATTTTTTGTGTGGGTAAAGGCAGTTCAACAACCAACTGTAGTTAGTGGTTGGGACGTGCCGGGTTGTAGAAAAGGGATTGTACCTGAACGGTCGAAATGGGTACTGGAAATAATACTGGTTGATCGGGATACAATTCAGTTCTGTCATTTTCGAGGCAGATCTGTTTGTCGGGCAAACTTTGTTACCGCTCATCGACACTCGACCCAACTGCGCGAAGCCTTGTTTCGCCATAGAAAAGAGGCTTTAACTCCAGGTGAACTGGCAATTGTTGTACGACCCTGCCCAGAATCAACACTTGGCAATTTTGTTGATGTACTGGATGAATTCCGAATCGCAGGCAACCTGCCTTATCTACTTCGCTATTGA
- a CDS encoding biopolymer transporter ExbD: protein MTTRRTHIPVRIDFTPFVSIALLLIVFFVFQKAIQRPVIMGVTVPSGCQKYESPIYPRKVVTLFLLDKDRIGFMQYWGGNDKAELQQTGFGPEGLTKLLETVKNSANGDVAVIIKPTSFATFGNVANTLKALKLVGNLPYLLLSGLNSDDQLMIQHYERLFIRYPSSFVREPVLLKKPAYFNSQQDS, encoded by the coding sequence ATGACAACCCGCCGAACCCATATCCCGGTCCGAATCGACTTCACACCGTTTGTCAGTATTGCCTTGTTACTGATCGTGTTCTTTGTGTTTCAGAAAGCCATTCAGCGCCCGGTTATCATGGGCGTTACAGTGCCATCGGGCTGTCAAAAATATGAATCGCCGATTTATCCCAGAAAAGTAGTAACACTATTCTTACTCGATAAAGACCGAATTGGTTTTATGCAGTATTGGGGTGGGAACGATAAGGCAGAATTACAGCAAACCGGGTTCGGACCAGAAGGCTTGACTAAATTACTGGAAACGGTGAAAAATTCAGCGAACGGCGATGTGGCAGTTATAATTAAGCCGACTTCATTTGCCACTTTCGGAAACGTAGCCAACACGCTGAAAGCACTAAAACTTGTCGGTAATCTTCCTTATTTACTCCTATCTGGCCTCAACAGCGATGATCAGCTAATGATCCAGCATTACGAACGGCTGTTTATTCGGTATCCATCCTCATTTGTCAGAGAGCCAGTGTTGTTAAAAAAACCAGCTTATTTCAATTCACAGCAAGACAGTTGA
- a CDS encoding FAD-binding and (Fe-S)-binding domain-containing protein: MFRLPYNPPFATLEPSFEGDLYFDETPEHTAQRVLYATDASVYQEMPIAVALPKSVADIKRLLRFAQQHGLGLIPRAAGTSLAGQVVGSGIVVDISKYFGQVLDVNADQQWVRVQPGVIRDDLNAYLKPHGLHFGPETSTASRAMIGGMIGNNSCGLHSIVWGTTRDHLLEVRVVLSDGAEVTFGPLTRDQFDTKCRGENVVSPLEQRLYVQFRDWLSKQNVQQHIRDGYPKPTVSRRNTGYALDALVDFWGVEPDSQEPDDSLYPAKTFNFAHLIAGSEGTLCFITEAKLNLLPLPPKETALVCAHFDTIRQSLEANLVALAHQCYASELVDDYILQLTKTNIEQTKNRTFVEGDPKAILMVEFFDNTVTGVQQQAEAFVAALRAKNLGYAYPILFDEETKKPWALRKAGLSIMYNIPGDEKPANVIEDTAVDVHDLPDYIDELDKMAWENHGLKLEYSAHAGAGEIHVLPLINLKSSEGRTKFRALLMDTAQLVKKYGGSLSGEHGDGRLRGECIAFMLGPENYQLCKDVKALWDPHNTFNPGKVVDTPPMNESLRSEADVVIPQPKTVFDFSKDGGLLELAEKCSGSGDCRKTEISGGTMCPSYMATRRERDTTRARANILRHFYGNTQKPTDHDYATVKEVLDLCLSCKACKAECPSSVDMTRMKAEFTQQQYRESGIPLRAKLVGNFTKLMSLASIAPWAYNAIYDTPSLRRIANKTVGFHPDRTMPELAGTTLRKWFSARSKAKNGQQHAQVLLFCDEFTNYNDVEVGQKAIQLLERLGYAVTIPNHVESGRTYLSKGLVADARQIAIRNVTLLKDLITAETPLIGLEPSAILTFRDEYPDLVPAELKADAQRIAQHVFLFEEWVAREIDNKRIDSSSFIDEVRQVKIHGHCHQKALSSMVPVKKMLSLPKNYQVQLIPSGCCGMAGSFGYETEHYDLSMQIGELVLFPAVRQAEQAIISAAGTSCRHQIKDGTGRKAQHPAEILFDALK; this comes from the coding sequence ATGTTCCGTCTCCCTTACAACCCGCCCTTCGCTACGCTGGAGCCTTCTTTTGAAGGTGATTTATATTTCGATGAAACCCCTGAACATACCGCTCAGCGTGTGCTCTATGCCACTGATGCGTCGGTGTATCAGGAAATGCCCATTGCCGTAGCGCTGCCGAAATCGGTTGCCGATATTAAACGGCTTCTACGGTTTGCCCAGCAACACGGACTGGGCCTGATTCCGCGTGCGGCCGGAACATCCCTGGCCGGGCAGGTTGTAGGAAGTGGTATTGTGGTCGATATTTCTAAATATTTCGGTCAGGTTCTGGATGTCAACGCTGACCAGCAGTGGGTGCGTGTTCAGCCGGGCGTTATTCGCGACGACCTCAATGCTTACCTGAAACCACATGGTCTGCACTTCGGCCCAGAAACTTCGACTGCCAGCCGTGCCATGATTGGCGGGATGATTGGCAACAATTCATGCGGACTTCATTCCATTGTCTGGGGAACTACCCGCGACCATCTGCTCGAAGTTCGTGTTGTATTGAGCGATGGTGCCGAAGTAACATTTGGCCCTCTTACCCGCGATCAGTTCGACACCAAATGCCGGGGCGAAAATGTCGTTAGTCCGTTGGAACAGCGATTATATGTTCAGTTCCGTGACTGGTTATCCAAGCAAAACGTTCAGCAGCACATTCGTGATGGATACCCAAAGCCAACCGTTTCACGCCGAAATACAGGCTATGCACTGGATGCGCTGGTCGATTTTTGGGGCGTGGAGCCAGATTCTCAGGAGCCGGATGATTCCCTTTACCCTGCTAAAACATTCAACTTTGCTCACCTCATTGCCGGATCGGAGGGTACGCTTTGCTTTATTACCGAAGCAAAACTGAACCTGTTGCCCTTGCCTCCTAAAGAAACGGCGCTCGTATGTGCGCATTTCGATACCATTCGGCAATCACTGGAAGCAAATCTGGTAGCGTTGGCGCATCAGTGCTATGCTTCGGAACTGGTGGATGATTATATTCTGCAACTGACCAAAACCAACATCGAGCAGACGAAGAACCGTACGTTTGTAGAAGGCGATCCGAAAGCGATCCTGATGGTCGAGTTTTTTGATAACACCGTGACCGGTGTTCAACAGCAAGCCGAAGCGTTTGTGGCCGCTCTTCGGGCCAAAAACCTGGGATATGCCTATCCAATTCTGTTTGATGAAGAAACCAAAAAGCCCTGGGCATTACGGAAGGCTGGATTGAGTATCATGTATAATATCCCCGGCGACGAAAAACCGGCCAACGTCATTGAGGACACGGCTGTTGATGTACATGACCTGCCCGATTATATCGACGAACTGGATAAAATGGCGTGGGAAAATCACGGCCTGAAACTCGAATATTCGGCACATGCCGGAGCCGGAGAAATTCACGTGTTGCCACTCATTAATCTCAAATCGTCGGAGGGGCGCACCAAGTTTCGGGCATTGCTGATGGACACGGCGCAACTGGTCAAAAAATACGGCGGTTCGTTGTCGGGCGAGCATGGCGACGGGCGGCTGCGGGGTGAATGCATCGCGTTTATGCTCGGGCCCGAAAACTACCAGCTGTGCAAAGATGTGAAGGCGCTCTGGGACCCACATAATACATTCAATCCCGGCAAAGTTGTCGACACACCACCCATGAACGAGTCGCTGCGTTCGGAAGCTGATGTGGTGATTCCACAACCGAAGACCGTTTTTGATTTCTCCAAAGACGGTGGATTGCTCGAACTGGCTGAAAAATGTTCGGGCTCAGGCGATTGCCGCAAAACGGAAATCTCCGGTGGAACGATGTGCCCAAGCTATATGGCTACCCGGCGCGAACGCGATACGACGCGGGCAAGGGCCAATATTTTGCGGCATTTTTACGGCAATACCCAGAAGCCGACCGACCACGACTACGCGACGGTTAAGGAAGTTCTGGACTTATGTCTGTCGTGCAAAGCCTGTAAAGCTGAATGCCCATCGAGCGTGGACATGACACGCATGAAGGCTGAATTTACGCAGCAGCAATACCGGGAATCCGGGATTCCGTTACGGGCTAAATTGGTTGGCAATTTTACAAAACTGATGTCGCTGGCCAGCATTGCTCCCTGGGCCTATAACGCGATATACGATACACCATCGCTTCGACGTATTGCCAATAAAACGGTTGGTTTTCACCCCGACCGAACAATGCCGGAACTGGCTGGAACGACGTTGAGAAAATGGTTTTCGGCGAGGAGTAAGGCGAAAAACGGACAGCAGCATGCTCAGGTTCTCCTTTTCTGCGATGAATTTACGAATTACAACGATGTGGAGGTTGGCCAGAAAGCAATTCAGTTGCTGGAACGTTTAGGCTATGCCGTTACTATTCCTAACCACGTTGAAAGCGGGCGAACGTATTTATCGAAAGGATTGGTTGCCGATGCCCGGCAGATCGCTATTCGAAATGTAACGTTGCTCAAAGACCTGATTACAGCCGAAACGCCATTGATCGGTCTGGAACCCTCGGCTATCCTGACCTTCCGGGACGAATACCCTGATCTTGTACCGGCTGAGTTGAAGGCCGATGCACAGCGAATCGCTCAGCACGTTTTCCTGTTTGAGGAATGGGTTGCGCGTGAGATCGACAACAAGCGAATTGATAGCAGCTCATTCATTGATGAGGTAAGACAGGTGAAAATCCACGGCCATTGTCACCAGAAAGCCTTGTCGTCGATGGTTCCGGTGAAAAAAATGCTATCGCTTCCTAAAAACTATCAGGTTCAGTTGATACCATCGGGTTGTTGCGGCATGGCAGGCTCGTTTGGGTACGAAACCGAGCATTATGATCTGTCGATGCAAATTGGTGAACTCGTGTTGTTCCCTGCTGTCCGACAGGCAGAGCAAGCTATTATTTCGGCTGCCGGTACGAGCTGCCGACACCAGATAAAAGACGGAACCGGACGAAAAGCGCAGCACCCCGCCGAAATTTTATTTGACGCGCTTAAGTAG
- a CDS encoding 3-keto-disaccharide hydrolase produces the protein MKKLLIPCLLLSAMAVATPPDKKPKWTALFNGKEIKGWHSYHKDGVVGWSIEDGALTPDGTGGDLVTDKEYENFELEFDFKIPKGSNSGVVYKIIDSPDIKSTYMSGPEYQVIDDKGYLDGDGKPYKLKDTQLTGANYDMIPPADMNVTKAPGEWNKGRIVVNNNHVEHYLNGKKMVDYEYGSDDWKQLVAKSKFANWPYAKPHAKGKIALQNHSPKERVWYRNVQIREL, from the coding sequence ATGAAAAAATTACTGATTCCCTGTCTATTGTTAAGCGCAATGGCAGTTGCAACTCCCCCCGACAAAAAACCAAAGTGGACGGCGCTTTTTAATGGTAAAGAAATTAAAGGCTGGCATAGCTATCATAAAGACGGCGTAGTTGGCTGGAGTATTGAAGATGGGGCATTAACGCCCGATGGTACCGGTGGAGACCTCGTTACCGATAAAGAATATGAAAATTTTGAACTCGAATTTGACTTCAAAATCCCGAAAGGCAGCAATAGCGGTGTTGTCTACAAAATTATTGACAGTCCAGATATTAAATCGACGTATATGTCGGGCCCTGAATACCAGGTAATTGATGATAAAGGGTATCTGGATGGCGACGGAAAACCGTATAAGCTGAAAGATACTCAGTTAACGGGCGCTAATTACGATATGATTCCGCCCGCCGATATGAACGTGACAAAAGCGCCGGGCGAATGGAACAAAGGCCGGATTGTGGTCAACAATAATCATGTCGAACATTACCTGAATGGGAAGAAAATGGTCGATTATGAATACGGTTCCGACGATTGGAAGCAACTGGTGGCTAAAAGTAAGTTTGCGAACTGGCCTTATGCCAAACCTCATGCAAAAGGTAAAATAGCCCTGCAGAACCATAGTCCCAAAGAGCGCGTCTGGTATCGGAACGTACAGATTCGGGAGTTGTAA
- the arfB gene encoding alternative ribosome rescue aminoacyl-tRNA hydrolase ArfB, producing the protein MDPNRLQPDIRYQFARSGGAGGQNVNKVATKAELRFDVRNSALLTDEERAILEEKLVSKLTTDGELVLTHQTERTQLANKEKVTKKFYRLIEKAFEKPKPRKATKPSKASVDERISEKKRKGDVKANRKRIDYE; encoded by the coding sequence ATGGACCCGAACCGCCTACAACCCGACATACGTTATCAGTTTGCCCGAAGCGGGGGTGCAGGTGGCCAGAACGTGAATAAAGTGGCAACCAAAGCTGAACTCCGCTTCGATGTTCGCAACTCAGCCCTGCTTACCGACGAGGAACGGGCTATTCTGGAAGAAAAACTGGTCAGTAAACTCACTACCGACGGCGAACTGGTGCTTACCCACCAAACCGAACGGACGCAGTTGGCTAACAAAGAGAAGGTTACAAAGAAATTTTACCGCCTGATTGAAAAAGCCTTTGAGAAACCCAAACCCCGTAAAGCAACCAAACCGTCGAAGGCATCGGTCGACGAACGGATTTCGGAGAAAAAGCGGAAGGGAGACGTAAAAGCGAATCGAAAACGAATTGATTATGAGTAG
- a CDS encoding RNA polymerase sigma factor, translating into MNVADTIDDALLWGQFQQGDPVALGKLMTRNYTALIRYGTKFNREKDDIRDCIQDIFVDLWNCRTTLSRLTTSQVLPYLMAMLRRLLHKKHLLRQRVSLIPIADEYEDTRFTIFFSPEDQLIEDEKAQTNTQHIQQLINQLPPRAKEAIYLRFYHNIDRPSIAQIMGISEQSVSNLFQTTFRQLRHKVSAEIFWLLLLLPLIG; encoded by the coding sequence ATGAATGTTGCGGACACTATCGATGATGCGCTGTTATGGGGCCAGTTTCAGCAAGGTGATCCTGTGGCTTTAGGGAAATTGATGACCAGAAACTATACAGCTCTGATTCGGTACGGTACCAAGTTTAACCGGGAAAAAGATGATATACGGGACTGCATTCAGGATATATTTGTTGATCTCTGGAACTGTCGCACAACCCTTAGTCGGTTAACTACCAGTCAGGTTCTGCCTTATCTGATGGCTATGTTACGTCGGCTGCTTCACAAAAAACACCTACTTCGCCAACGAGTCAGCTTAATCCCCATAGCTGATGAGTATGAAGATACAAGATTTACTATATTTTTTTCGCCTGAAGATCAGTTGATTGAGGATGAAAAGGCTCAAACTAATACACAACACATCCAGCAATTAATAAATCAATTACCACCACGGGCTAAGGAAGCTATCTATCTCCGATTCTATCACAATATTGATCGTCCCTCGATTGCTCAAATCATGGGTATATCTGAGCAGTCAGTTTCAAATTTGTTTCAAACCACGTTTCGCCAACTCCGTCATAAGGTCAGCGCCGAAATTTTCTGGTTGCTCCTGCTGCTACCGCTAATAGGTTGA